A genomic segment from Salvia splendens isolate huo1 chromosome 13, SspV2, whole genome shotgun sequence encodes:
- the LOC121761245 gene encoding WRKY transcription factor 22-like isoform X2, translating to MDDDNWDLNAVVRSCCSSSFTPTPAALAVAQIPTPTEKDCTFFEPRQISFEEDLHELWKPFFSKQQISLPISPLSVLQDPSPADQEIKQFSPQNHQPFAIVNAPKPSPLKTKKRKHYSKNVCHVPADGISSDKWSWRKYGQKPIKGSPYPRGYYRCSTLKGCNARKQVERNKADPSMFILTFTGDHNHAPPTHRNSLAGTTRAPRKTAEEESHAEMEVEEDDLFAGLEDFSDVAAAMADEE from the exons ATGGATGATGATAACTGGGATCTCAACGCCGTCGTCAGAAGCTGctgctcctcctccttcacCCCCACCCCCGCCGCCCTCGCGGTGGCGCAAATCCCCACCCCAACTGAGAAAGATTGCACCTTTTTTGAACCAAGACAAATCAGCTTCGAGGAAGATTTGCATGAGCTATGGAAACCCTTCTTCTCCAAGCAACAAATCAGCCTCCCCATTTCCCCCCTCTCCGTTTTGCAAGATCCATCGCCGGCCGATCAAGAAATCAAGCAattttccccccaaaatcaCCAGCCTTTTGCCATCGTCAACGCCCCAAAACCCTCCCCACTAAAGACCAAAAAAAG gaaGCATTACTCCAAGAACGTGTGCCATGTCCCCGCAGACGGCATCTCTTCCGACAAGTGGTCGTGGCGGAAATACGGCCAGAAGCCCATCAAGGGCTCCCCGTATCCACG GGGTTACTACAGATGCAGTACGCTGAAGGGGTGCAATGCGAGGAAGCAAGTGGAGCGGAACAAAGCCGACCCGAGTATGTTCATCCTCACCTTCACCGGCGACCACAACCATGCCCCTCCGACCCACCGGAACTCGCTGGCCGGAACCACCCGCGCACCTAGGAAGACGGCGGAGGAGGAATCTCATGCCGAGATGGAGGTGGAGGAAGATGATTTGTTCGCCGGATTGGAGGATTTCTCCGACGTGGCGGCGGCAATGGCGGACGAGGAATGA
- the LOC121761245 gene encoding WRKY transcription factor 22-like isoform X1, protein MDDDNWDLNAVVRSCCSSSFTPTPAALAVAQIPTPTEKDCTFFEPRQISFEEDLHELWKPFFSKQQISLPISPLSVLQDPSPADQEIKQFSPQNHQPFAIVNAPKPSPLKTKKRSVKMKFPLTDPFSNFMIFFFRKHYSKNVCHVPADGISSDKWSWRKYGQKPIKGSPYPRGYYRCSTLKGCNARKQVERNKADPSMFILTFTGDHNHAPPTHRNSLAGTTRAPRKTAEEESHAEMEVEEDDLFAGLEDFSDVAAAMADEE, encoded by the exons ATGGATGATGATAACTGGGATCTCAACGCCGTCGTCAGAAGCTGctgctcctcctccttcacCCCCACCCCCGCCGCCCTCGCGGTGGCGCAAATCCCCACCCCAACTGAGAAAGATTGCACCTTTTTTGAACCAAGACAAATCAGCTTCGAGGAAGATTTGCATGAGCTATGGAAACCCTTCTTCTCCAAGCAACAAATCAGCCTCCCCATTTCCCCCCTCTCCGTTTTGCAAGATCCATCGCCGGCCGATCAAGAAATCAAGCAattttccccccaaaatcaCCAGCCTTTTGCCATCGTCAACGCCCCAAAACCCTCCCCACTAAAGACCAAAAAAAGGTCTgtgaaaatgaaatttccacTTACAGATCCATTTtccaattttatgattttttttttcaggaaGCATTACTCCAAGAACGTGTGCCATGTCCCCGCAGACGGCATCTCTTCCGACAAGTGGTCGTGGCGGAAATACGGCCAGAAGCCCATCAAGGGCTCCCCGTATCCACG GGGTTACTACAGATGCAGTACGCTGAAGGGGTGCAATGCGAGGAAGCAAGTGGAGCGGAACAAAGCCGACCCGAGTATGTTCATCCTCACCTTCACCGGCGACCACAACCATGCCCCTCCGACCCACCGGAACTCGCTGGCCGGAACCACCCGCGCACCTAGGAAGACGGCGGAGGAGGAATCTCATGCCGAGATGGAGGTGGAGGAAGATGATTTGTTCGCCGGATTGGAGGATTTCTCCGACGTGGCGGCGGCAATGGCGGACGAGGAATGA